Proteins encoded within one genomic window of Aerococcus viridans:
- a CDS encoding amidase — MLFTEDASYYAEQIKEGKLSVKEVVIAALKNMTALNPTLNAVVWRQDADALAKADEYDALLATLTPQEKADLPPFFGVPTLIKDLGQSQAGQLAASGSILLKDNMATVTDNFVQAVEKAGFIAVGRSNVPEFGFKGISDSKTFGAVNSPIDTNRNPGGSSGGAAAALKSGMVPLTYASDGGGSIRMPASYSGLIGLKPSRGRMPVGPGQYRSWQGAAVPFALTKSVRDTWTLLKVLQVTQYEAPFPMPTIEEDQLVDLDRPLRIGYLTDLNDQLTISEVGQAVLDQVIEQLKALGHDVFEVADPVDRIQVMKSYFKMNSVETTVMMEGIAQALGRELTDADMEPLTWAIYRSGYKISAVELSQMIGDWDRWAAIYEAGFKHYDLLLTPTTNGPAPKHGIFEADETILAAEKDIDQLSQEDQQQLIWDHFGQSIPYSPYVSIVNLIGQPAISLPMFKNEEGLPIGAQFIANKGNEYLLLQLAKQIEAADLLDTDIVNL; from the coding sequence ATGTTATTTACAGAAGATGCGAGCTACTATGCTGAACAAATTAAAGAAGGGAAGTTGTCAGTTAAGGAGGTTGTGATTGCTGCTTTAAAGAATATGACGGCTTTGAACCCGACTTTAAATGCGGTTGTTTGGCGTCAAGACGCAGATGCTTTGGCCAAAGCGGATGAGTATGACGCGCTTTTAGCGACATTGACCCCGCAGGAAAAAGCGGATTTACCACCTTTTTTCGGGGTGCCAACTTTAATTAAAGATCTTGGCCAGTCACAAGCTGGTCAGTTGGCTGCGAGTGGGTCGATATTACTCAAAGATAACATGGCGACGGTAACGGACAATTTCGTTCAAGCTGTTGAAAAGGCTGGTTTTATCGCGGTTGGTCGGTCTAACGTGCCTGAATTTGGTTTTAAAGGGATTAGTGATTCTAAAACTTTTGGCGCGGTTAATTCGCCGATTGATACCAACCGTAATCCAGGTGGTTCAAGTGGTGGCGCGGCTGCGGCCTTAAAATCTGGAATGGTGCCTTTAACCTATGCTTCTGATGGGGGCGGATCGATTCGAATGCCTGCGTCTTATTCAGGGCTGATTGGTTTGAAACCGAGTCGTGGGCGTATGCCAGTTGGTCCCGGTCAATACCGGAGTTGGCAAGGTGCTGCGGTACCTTTTGCCTTAACAAAATCAGTCCGTGATACTTGGACCTTGTTGAAGGTCTTGCAGGTCACCCAATATGAGGCGCCTTTCCCAATGCCAACAATCGAAGAAGACCAATTGGTGGATTTAGACCGGCCCTTACGTATTGGTTATCTGACTGATTTGAATGACCAATTAACCATCAGTGAAGTGGGGCAGGCTGTCTTAGACCAGGTGATCGAACAGTTGAAAGCGCTGGGTCATGATGTCTTTGAAGTTGCGGACCCAGTGGACCGGATTCAAGTCATGAAGTCTTACTTTAAAATGAACAGTGTTGAAACAACGGTGATGATGGAGGGTATTGCCCAAGCACTTGGCCGTGAGTTAACGGATGCGGATATGGAACCCTTGACTTGGGCGATTTACCGGTCTGGTTACAAAATTTCAGCGGTGGAATTAAGTCAAATGATTGGCGACTGGGACCGATGGGCAGCCATTTATGAAGCAGGATTCAAGCATTATGACCTCTTGCTGACGCCAACAACGAATGGACCAGCGCCTAAACATGGGATTTTTGAAGCCGATGAAACAATTCTTGCAGCGGAAAAAGACATCGACCAGTTAAGCCAAGAGGACCAGCAACAGCTTATTTGGGATCATTTTGGCCAATCAATCCCTTATTCGCCATATGTGTCGATTGTCAACTTAATCGGCCAACCAGCGATTTCCCTGCCGATGTTTAAAAATGAAGAAGGACTGCCAATTGGGGCGCAATTTATTGCCAACAAAGGAAACGAATACCTGCTATTGCAATTGGCTAAGCAGATTGAAGCAGCTGACTTGTTGGATACAGACATTGTGAATTTGTAG
- the groL gene encoding chaperonin GroEL (60 kDa chaperone family; promotes refolding of misfolded polypeptides especially under stressful conditions; forms two stacked rings of heptamers to form a barrel-shaped 14mer; ends can be capped by GroES; misfolded proteins enter the barrel where they are refolded when GroES binds), with amino-acid sequence MAKDIKFSEDARQSMVRGIDILADTVKVTLGPKGRNVVLDQSYGSPLITNDGVTIAKDIELEDKFEDMGAKLVAEVASKTNDIAGDGTTTATVLTQAIVTEGMKNVTAGANPVGVRRGIDKAIRVASDRLSEISVPVDSKGAIANVASISSGDSEVGDLIAEAMEKVGQDGVITIEESQSIDTSLDVVEGMQFDRGYLSQYMVTDNDKMEAVLENPYILLTDKKISNIQDILPVLEQVVQEGRALLLVADDIDGEALPTLVLNKIRGTFNVVGVKAPAFGDRRKAMLEDLSILTGGQVITEDLGLELKDTTIDQLGSANRVVITKDETTIVEGAGDKEQLAQRVAQIRTQIEETTSEYDREKLLERLAKLAGGVAVVKVGAATESELKERKLRIEDALNATRAAVDQGIVAGGGTAFVNAKKAVAELAETLVGDERTGAQIVLRALEAPVRQIAENAGLEGSVIVEKLKEQADGIGFNAATSEWVNMIEEGIVDPTKVSRSALQNAGSVAGLILSTEAAVASQPKPEPQMPAMDPSAGMY; translated from the coding sequence ATGGCAAAAGATATTAAATTTTCAGAAGATGCACGTCAATCAATGGTTCGTGGGATTGATATATTAGCTGATACGGTGAAAGTAACTTTAGGACCAAAAGGTCGTAATGTTGTTTTAGACCAAAGTTATGGTTCACCGCTAATCACTAACGATGGTGTAACTATCGCTAAAGACATTGAATTAGAAGATAAATTTGAAGATATGGGTGCAAAACTAGTTGCTGAAGTAGCTTCAAAAACAAATGATATTGCCGGTGACGGTACAACAACTGCAACTGTTTTAACACAAGCAATTGTAACTGAAGGTATGAAAAACGTTACTGCTGGTGCTAACCCAGTAGGTGTTCGTCGCGGGATTGACAAAGCAATTCGCGTAGCGTCAGATCGGTTATCTGAAATTTCAGTTCCTGTAGATTCTAAAGGCGCTATCGCTAACGTTGCATCAATTTCATCAGGCGACAGCGAAGTTGGTGACTTAATTGCAGAAGCAATGGAAAAAGTTGGCCAAGATGGCGTCATCACTATTGAAGAATCTCAATCAATTGATACCTCTCTAGATGTTGTTGAGGGTATGCAATTTGACCGTGGTTACCTATCTCAATATATGGTAACTGACAATGACAAGATGGAAGCCGTTTTAGAAAATCCTTATATTTTATTAACAGATAAAAAGATTTCTAATATCCAAGACATCTTGCCAGTTCTAGAACAAGTTGTTCAAGAAGGTCGTGCATTACTATTGGTAGCTGACGATATTGACGGTGAAGCATTACCAACACTAGTTTTAAATAAAATCCGTGGTACTTTCAACGTTGTTGGGGTAAAAGCACCAGCCTTTGGTGACCGTCGTAAAGCAATGTTAGAAGACCTATCTATCCTAACAGGTGGTCAAGTTATTACTGAAGACTTAGGACTTGAATTAAAAGATACGACAATTGACCAATTAGGTTCTGCTAACCGCGTTGTAATCACAAAAGATGAAACAACTATTGTTGAGGGTGCGGGCGATAAAGAGCAATTAGCACAACGTGTTGCCCAAATCCGTACTCAAATTGAAGAAACAACTTCTGAATATGACCGTGAGAAATTATTAGAACGCTTAGCTAAATTAGCTGGTGGTGTTGCTGTTGTTAAAGTTGGTGCAGCTACTGAGTCAGAATTAAAAGAACGTAAATTACGTATCGAAGATGCTTTAAATGCCACACGTGCGGCTGTTGATCAAGGTATCGTAGCTGGTGGTGGTACTGCCTTCGTCAATGCTAAAAAAGCAGTTGCTGAATTAGCTGAAACATTAGTTGGTGATGAACGAACTGGTGCACAAATCGTCTTACGTGCTTTAGAAGCACCAGTACGTCAAATCGCTGAGAATGCTGGTTTAGAAGGATCTGTTATTGTTGAAAAATTAAAAGAACAAGCAGACGGCATTGGTTTTAATGCAGCAACTTCTGAATGGGTAAACATGATTGAAGAAGGAATTGTTGACCCAACAAAAGTTTCTCGCTCAGCATTGCAAAACGCAGGTTCAGTAGCTGGATTAATCTTATCTACTGAAGCAGCTGTTGCAAGCCAACCGAAACCTGAACCACAAATGCCAGCAATGGATCCAAGTGCAGGTATGTATTAA
- a CDS encoding co-chaperone GroES: MIKPLNGRAVVRVEEAKEQTVSGIVLPSAAKEKQQVGVVEAVAENTEDFTSQLKEGDRVLFEKYAGSTFEYDGQELLIIKESDIIAIVD, translated from the coding sequence ATGATTAAACCATTAAACGGACGCGCAGTTGTGAGAGTTGAAGAGGCTAAAGAGCAAACAGTTTCAGGTATCGTATTACCGTCAGCTGCTAAAGAGAAACAACAAGTAGGTGTTGTTGAAGCAGTTGCTGAGAATACGGAAGATTTCACATCACAATTGAAAGAAGGCGACCGCGTTCTATTTGAAAAATATGCAGGTTCAACATTTGAATATGATGGTCAAGAATTATTAATTATTAAAGAAAGCGATATTATCGCAATTGTAGATTAG
- a CDS encoding redox-sensing transcriptional repressor Rex: MRKIPKATAKRLPLYHRYLRVFKNMGKTRVSSTELSEAVKVESATIRRDFSYFGALGKRGYGYDIDALLEFFGKTLSQDRLTTVALVGVGNLGNALLNYNFKKSNNIRIGAAFDINQDIIGTVHNGVPVYDMKDLTKQLKLMDIEVVILSVPEAVAQNMIPALEEAEIKGILNFTPVRLDVPDSIRVQDVDFTNELQTLIYFISTNS, translated from the coding sequence ATGCGTAAAATACCCAAAGCAACAGCCAAAAGATTACCACTATACCATCGCTACCTGCGCGTATTCAAAAACATGGGGAAAACACGCGTTTCTTCAACAGAATTAAGTGAAGCAGTAAAAGTTGAAAGTGCAACGATTAGACGTGACTTTTCATACTTTGGGGCTTTAGGTAAACGTGGTTACGGCTACGATATCGATGCCTTATTAGAATTCTTTGGTAAGACTTTAAGCCAAGACCGTTTAACAACAGTAGCCCTTGTAGGGGTTGGTAACCTTGGTAATGCCTTATTAAACTACAACTTCAAGAAATCAAACAATATCCGTATTGGCGCAGCTTTCGATATCAACCAAGATATCATCGGAACAGTCCACAATGGGGTACCTGTTTATGACATGAAGGATTTAACGAAGCAATTGAAATTAATGGATATTGAAGTGGTCATTCTTTCGGTACCTGAAGCAGTTGCCCAAAATATGATTCCAGCATTAGAAGAAGCAGAGATTAAAGGTATCTTGAACTTTACGCCAGTGAGGTTGGATGTACCGGATAGCATCAGAGTGCAGGATGTAGACTTCACCAATGAATTACAAACATTGATCTACTTCATCTCAACAAATTCGTAA
- a CDS encoding ABC-F family ATP-binding cassette domain-containing protein: MIILQGSNLSRRYGVEVIFENVQMTIQHNSRIALVGRNGAGKSTLLKMLANIEAPDDGQVSLTKGTTIAYMDQHTAVSGDRTIYEEMVSVFEPVIKLLKESETAALALADEELMQDAEAYEAALNRYDKLQEDLIRFNAYGYESEIRMVLHGFKFFDEDYDRKISTLSGGQRTRLALAKILLEKKDLLILDEPTNHLDIETLTWLENYLPKYPGALLIVSHDRYFLDAVTNETYEMAHQGIHYYKGNYSFYLKERVQRVTLQMKAYEKQQEEIAKLEDYVARNIVRASTTKMAQSRRRQLEKMTKIEKPMNDEKSARIQFSVAEPSGNDVLQANKLAVGYSPDNVLAEPISFQLRKQEAIAIVGPNGVGKSTLLKTIIKQIPALRGTIDYGAHLQMGYYDQELGNLNSKKDVLHELWDEHPTMMERDIRTILGSFLFTGNDVTKSVATLSGGEKARLELAKLALRHDNFLILDEPTNHLDIDSKEVLENALIEYDGTLLFVSHDRYFINRIATSVLEINPEGSTLYLGDYDYYVAKKASEEERLALLEAENNQEKVEKAVIEPASDTKQAFQMSKDKQREERKLQREIAQHEETMAELEATIEGIQLDMTKPEFLDDFEKLNQLNQTLQEKEEALDQVMTAWEEAATKLENL, from the coding sequence ATGATCATATTACAAGGTTCAAATCTATCTCGACGCTATGGCGTTGAAGTAATTTTTGAAAACGTACAAATGACTATCCAACACAACAGTCGAATTGCCCTGGTTGGCCGCAACGGTGCTGGTAAGTCGACACTATTAAAAATGTTAGCCAACATTGAAGCACCTGATGATGGCCAAGTGTCCTTGACTAAAGGAACAACTATTGCTTATATGGACCAACACACTGCGGTTTCTGGTGACCGGACTATTTACGAAGAAATGGTCTCTGTTTTTGAACCCGTTATTAAATTATTGAAAGAATCCGAAACAGCGGCCCTAGCCTTGGCTGACGAAGAACTCATGCAAGATGCTGAAGCCTATGAAGCTGCCTTAAACCGCTATGACAAGCTTCAAGAGGACTTGATTCGTTTTAACGCTTATGGTTACGAATCAGAAATCCGTATGGTCTTACACGGTTTCAAATTCTTCGATGAGGACTACGACCGTAAGATTTCGACGCTTTCTGGTGGCCAACGTACTCGTCTGGCTTTAGCGAAAATCCTACTAGAAAAGAAAGATTTATTGATTCTCGATGAGCCGACTAACCACTTGGATATTGAGACATTAACTTGGTTAGAGAACTATCTACCAAAATATCCTGGTGCCTTATTAATCGTGTCCCATGACCGGTATTTCTTGGATGCTGTGACCAATGAAACTTATGAAATGGCCCACCAAGGTATTCATTATTACAAGGGGAACTACTCTTTCTACTTGAAGGAACGCGTACAACGTGTCACCCTGCAAATGAAGGCCTACGAGAAACAGCAAGAAGAGATTGCCAAATTAGAGGACTATGTAGCCCGTAATATCGTTCGCGCATCTACCACGAAGATGGCCCAATCCCGTCGTAGGCAGTTAGAGAAAATGACCAAGATTGAAAAGCCAATGAATGATGAGAAATCAGCTCGTATCCAGTTTTCAGTAGCTGAACCTTCCGGGAACGACGTCTTACAAGCCAATAAGTTAGCGGTTGGTTATAGTCCGGACAATGTTTTAGCTGAACCCATTTCTTTCCAATTGCGGAAACAAGAAGCCATTGCCATCGTTGGGCCAAATGGTGTAGGAAAATCAACTTTATTAAAAACAATCATCAAACAAATCCCTGCTCTACGCGGTACCATCGACTATGGCGCTCATCTACAAATGGGTTACTATGACCAGGAATTAGGGAATCTAAATTCGAAAAAAGATGTCCTGCATGAATTGTGGGATGAACATCCGACGATGATGGAGCGGGATATTCGGACAATTCTTGGATCTTTCCTATTTACTGGAAACGACGTGACTAAGTCCGTTGCCACCCTTTCTGGTGGGGAAAAAGCCCGTCTTGAATTGGCTAAACTAGCACTTAGACATGACAATTTCTTGATTCTTGATGAGCCGACCAACCATTTGGACATCGATTCTAAAGAAGTCTTGGAAAATGCTTTGATCGAGTACGACGGCACATTGTTATTTGTCAGCCATGACCGGTACTTTATCAATCGAATTGCCACTTCCGTTTTAGAAATCAACCCTGAAGGTTCGACACTTTATCTAGGTGACTACGATTATTACGTAGCTAAAAAAGCCTCTGAAGAAGAACGATTAGCCCTATTAGAAGCTGAAAATAACCAAGAAAAAGTTGAAAAAGCAGTGATTGAACCTGCTTCTGATACCAAACAAGCCTTCCAAATGTCTAAAGACAAGCAAAGAGAAGAGCGTAAATTGCAACGGGAAATTGCTCAGCATGAAGAAACTATGGCCGAATTGGAGGCAACCATCGAAGGTATTCAACTGGATATGACCAAGCCCGAATTCTTAGATGACTTCGAGAAATTGAATCAACTAAACCAAACGCTTCAAGAAAAAGAAGAAGCGCTAGACCAAGTCATGACTGCTTGGGAAGAAGCCGCTACTAAACTAGAAAACCTATAG
- a CDS encoding HpcH/HpaI aldolase family protein, translating to MEMRNLVKEKIAEKGYAIGAFVASSSSLNTEILGVNGFDFAMIDFEHAQTSLETALDMVRAAELYGTAPYARVYNPEDGPMMGRMLDIGLHGLMIPMVNTKAQAEFVIQNTKMPPIGIRGKGIGRGPLWGAYENYNKGEVDEKSMVIVQCETPEAVENVEEIVSVEGIDCVYIGRLDLAHAMGVEDPSTSPELEANIQKVLKACKDAGKIPGIFTANAQDAINRIQQGFQFVTVLNDLAFFRQATKTRIDDVRKGVEGDKYQVDDAVFLK from the coding sequence ATGGAAATGCGCAACCTTGTAAAAGAAAAAATTGCTGAAAAAGGCTATGCTATCGGTGCTTTTGTGGCATCAAGCTCTTCGTTAAATACGGAAATTTTAGGGGTCAATGGCTTCGACTTTGCTATGATTGACTTCGAACATGCTCAAACAAGCTTAGAAACAGCCTTAGATATGGTGCGTGCAGCCGAATTATACGGTACTGCCCCATATGCCCGTGTTTACAACCCAGAAGATGGTCCAATGATGGGTCGAATGTTGGATATCGGTTTACATGGATTGATGATTCCAATGGTCAATACCAAAGCACAAGCGGAATTCGTGATTCAAAACACTAAAATGCCTCCAATCGGGATCCGCGGTAAAGGGATTGGGCGTGGACCACTTTGGGGTGCTTATGAAAACTACAACAAGGGTGAAGTAGACGAAAAATCCATGGTTATCGTCCAATGTGAAACCCCAGAAGCAGTTGAAAACGTTGAAGAGATCGTGAGTGTTGAAGGAATTGACTGTGTGTACATCGGTCGTCTTGACCTAGCGCATGCCATGGGTGTTGAAGACCCATCAACAAGTCCAGAACTTGAAGCCAATATTCAAAAAGTCCTTAAAGCTTGTAAAGATGCAGGTAAAATTCCAGGCATCTTTACAGCTAATGCACAAGATGCAATCAACCGAATTCAACAAGGATTCCAATTCGTCACGGTATTGAACGACTTGGCCTTCTTCCGTCAAGCCACCAAGACCCGGATTGACGATGTCCGCAAAGGGGTAGAAGGGGACAAATACCAAGTGGACGACGCCGTATTCTTGAAATAG
- a CDS encoding cupin domain-containing protein, which yields MALENVDFGNINEIPYRPLRPGIDQAVFAMSGDGVNVTVNRVENGNDLRPHTHDDHQQIAWILQGECDYYVDGEPFRMKAGSWVVVPKGVEHYIHVYDSPETVVNVDIFAPAREDYNEAYSQFLKQQGYQGFNIID from the coding sequence ATGGCACTAGAAAATGTAGATTTTGGAAACATCAATGAAATTCCCTACCGTCCATTACGCCCTGGAATCGATCAAGCCGTGTTCGCCATGTCAGGTGACGGCGTCAATGTAACAGTTAACCGAGTAGAGAATGGCAACGACTTACGCCCACATACGCATGATGACCACCAACAAATCGCCTGGATATTACAAGGTGAATGTGACTATTACGTTGACGGTGAGCCGTTCCGCATGAAGGCAGGCTCATGGGTAGTCGTGCCGAAGGGCGTTGAACATTATATTCATGTGTACGATTCGCCAGAAACAGTGGTGAATGTGGATATTTTCGCCCCAGCGCGTGAAGACTACAACGAAGCTTACAGCCAATTCTTGAAACAACAAGGCTACCAAGGCTTTAACATTATTGACTAA
- a CDS encoding acetyl-CoA C-acetyltransferase, whose product MQDVVIVAAQRTPIGSFGGVFKNVSAVDLGKVAVQGAMAKANIDPTLVDEVIFGNVLSAGLGQNVARQVAVAAGIPVEKPAFAVNKVCGSGLKAVALGAQSIMVGESDVVVAGGTENMSQAPYIVEDARWGMRMGDQKVVDTMIKDGLTDAFNNYHMGITAENIVEKYGFKREDQDALAASSQQKAEAAINNNKFQDEITPVAVPQRRGDDIQIEADEYPRAGVTQESLAKLRPAFKRDGGSVTAANSSGINDGAAAIVLMSKEKAEAIGAKPLATIKAFASAGVDPSIMGTGPIPATRKALDKAQLTIKDIDLIEANEAFAAQALCVLQDLDADMDKVNVNGGAIALGHPIGASGARILVTLVHEMIKRQSTYGLATLCIGGGQGISMIIEGNY is encoded by the coding sequence ATGCAAGATGTCGTAATCGTAGCTGCACAAAGAACCCCCATCGGATCATTCGGTGGCGTATTTAAAAATGTTTCCGCTGTTGACTTAGGTAAGGTAGCCGTTCAAGGAGCCATGGCTAAGGCCAACATTGATCCAACCCTAGTAGATGAGGTCATCTTCGGTAACGTCTTAAGCGCAGGTTTAGGTCAAAACGTTGCCCGCCAAGTTGCAGTCGCTGCCGGAATTCCAGTTGAAAAACCAGCCTTCGCTGTCAACAAGGTTTGCGGTTCAGGTTTGAAAGCTGTCGCCCTTGGCGCGCAAAGTATTATGGTGGGCGAATCGGACGTCGTGGTTGCTGGCGGGACCGAAAATATGAGCCAAGCGCCTTACATTGTTGAAGATGCACGTTGGGGTATGCGAATGGGCGACCAGAAAGTGGTCGACACCATGATTAAAGACGGTTTAACCGACGCCTTCAACAACTACCATATGGGGATTACCGCAGAAAATATTGTAGAAAAATATGGTTTCAAACGAGAAGATCAAGATGCCCTAGCTGCTTCCAGCCAACAAAAGGCGGAAGCTGCCATCAATAACAACAAATTCCAAGATGAAATTACACCCGTCGCCGTTCCGCAAAGACGCGGCGACGATATCCAAATCGAAGCGGATGAATATCCAAGAGCTGGTGTTACCCAAGAATCTTTAGCTAAATTAAGACCAGCCTTCAAGCGTGATGGTGGATCTGTTACAGCAGCCAACTCTTCAGGTATTAACGACGGGGCTGCAGCCATCGTCTTAATGTCCAAGGAAAAAGCCGAAGCGATTGGCGCTAAACCTTTAGCTACCATTAAAGCCTTCGCAAGCGCCGGCGTTGACCCTTCAATCATGGGAACAGGTCCAATTCCAGCTACCAGAAAAGCACTGGATAAAGCCCAATTGACTATAAAAGACATCGATTTAATTGAAGCCAACGAAGCTTTCGCTGCCCAAGCCTTGTGTGTATTGCAAGATCTTGATGCAGATATGGACAAGGTCAACGTGAACGGCGGTGCCATCGCCTTGGGTCACCCGATTGGTGCATCCGGCGCCCGCATCTTAGTCACCCTGGTCCACGAAATGATCAAACGGCAGTCTACTTATGGCCTAGCTACCTTGTGTATCGGGGGTGGCCAAGGAATATCCATGATTATCGAAGGAAACTATTAA
- a CDS encoding MBL fold metallo-hydrolase: MIDTYTFHDMTLSWLNGAMIGTDGGTIFGPVPRALWGRYYPYNDKNQVAEVCDPIVIQYQGKNYIIDASFNLDKFNEKGKRNVGLQQEGSIQEDFETLGITPEDIDVVMMTHMHNDHASGLTYFEDDQWQSTFPNATIYISDIEWDAVRHPNARTKNTYPKENWEAIQGQVATFTDSITIAEGITMEVTGGHSPGHTIIRLEQAGETMLHMADILLTFVHTNPLWVGGLDDYPMDSISAKQELMPEALANNYRFIFYHDPYYRVVEYTEDGKNIQYAMASSRDVFIPFTDQQDRVPKQVEAAVIK; the protein is encoded by the coding sequence ATGATTGACACATATACTTTCCACGACATGACCCTATCTTGGTTGAACGGCGCGATGATTGGCACAGACGGCGGGACAATTTTCGGTCCGGTACCAAGAGCGCTTTGGGGCCGCTACTATCCATATAATGATAAAAACCAAGTGGCTGAGGTTTGTGACCCGATTGTTATCCAATACCAAGGGAAAAACTACATCATTGATGCGTCCTTTAACTTGGATAAATTTAATGAAAAAGGGAAACGAAATGTTGGCCTTCAACAAGAAGGTAGTATCCAAGAAGACTTTGAAACGCTTGGGATTACGCCTGAAGATATTGACGTTGTGATGATGACCCACATGCATAACGACCATGCCAGCGGTTTGACTTACTTTGAAGACGATCAATGGCAATCAACCTTCCCTAATGCGACGATTTATATCTCTGATATCGAGTGGGATGCGGTAAGACATCCAAATGCACGGACTAAGAATACTTATCCGAAAGAAAATTGGGAAGCCATCCAAGGACAAGTAGCAACCTTTACGGATAGCATTACCATTGCTGAAGGGATTACCATGGAAGTGACAGGTGGTCACAGTCCTGGTCATACCATTATACGTCTTGAACAAGCTGGCGAAACTATGCTACATATGGCAGATATCCTACTTACATTCGTTCACACAAACCCACTTTGGGTCGGTGGTCTAGACGATTACCCAATGGATTCTATTTCAGCTAAACAAGAATTGATGCCAGAAGCCCTAGCCAACAACTACCGCTTTATCTTCTACCATGATCCATACTACCGTGTGGTTGAATACACTGAAGACGGGAAAAACATCCAATACGCTATGGCGTCATCGCGCGATGTCTTTATCCCATTCACTGACCAACAAGACCGGGTCCCAAAACAAGTTGAAGCAGCAGTCATTAAATAA
- a CDS encoding 2-keto-4-pentenoate hydratase, which translates to MEESKMQEIAQYLYDAEKNKTAIDNVTEVFNVFFDEQEAYDIQDLVVALKKETDGKTAAYKIGLTSPAKIKQLNIDQPVYAHIFEYMISYDGEPLSMERFIHPRIEPEVTIVLKEDIYQENVTFEEVMDKIDYVYSSVEIVDSRYHGFRFSLEDVVADNTSCQGAVYSNTHFSLDQVDILNEKAVVYINGEKIDEGIGKDVANHPANAVVFLANALYKRGVKLEAGVPIMTGGMTKANKIEIGDKVEVKFDTMDDISFEVVE; encoded by the coding sequence ATGGAAGAGTCGAAGATGCAGGAGATTGCGCAGTATTTGTATGATGCGGAGAAGAATAAGACGGCGATTGATAATGTGACGGAGGTGTTTAATGTTTTCTTCGATGAGCAAGAAGCCTATGATATCCAAGATTTGGTCGTAGCTTTGAAGAAAGAAACAGACGGGAAGACGGCGGCCTATAAGATTGGTTTGACGTCACCGGCTAAGATTAAACAGTTGAATATTGATCAGCCAGTTTATGCCCACATTTTTGAGTATATGATTTCTTATGACGGCGAACCTTTGTCGATGGAACGGTTTATCCACCCCCGTATTGAGCCGGAAGTGACTATTGTCTTGAAGGAGGATATCTACCAAGAGAATGTAACTTTTGAAGAAGTCATGGATAAGATTGACTATGTCTATTCTTCTGTTGAGATAGTAGACTCTCGCTATCACGGTTTCCGTTTCTCCTTGGAAGATGTGGTTGCTGACAACACTTCTTGCCAGGGGGCAGTTTATTCAAATACCCACTTCAGCTTAGACCAAGTGGATATCTTGAACGAAAAAGCTGTTGTTTATATTAATGGTGAGAAGATTGATGAAGGGATTGGGAAGGATGTAGCCAACCATCCAGCCAATGCGGTGGTCTTCCTAGCCAACGCCTTGTATAAGCGGGGTGTGAAATTAGAGGCCGGCGTGCCAATTATGACCGGTGGCATGACCAAGGCGAACAAGATTGAAATTGGCGATAAGGTCGAAGTGAAATTCGATACCATGGACGACATTTCTTTTGAAGTAGTCGAATAA